In a genomic window of Pseudomonas putida:
- a CDS encoding NAD(P)/FAD-dependent oxidoreductase: MNTPVAALAGVSTPQDNPLPREVDVVIIGGGLMGCACAYYLGKAGVKVLLLEKSLLAGQQSSRAWGFVRQQSRDEAEVPLMQASIGLWRSLERELQTDLGWRNDGCLFVAGNEEEREGYASWLSVARSFSMNTVMLSPSEVLKKLPGYAVPQHGGLFTASDGQAEPTLVARAFAMRARELGAQLVEHCGARGIDVAAGQVVGVETERGYVKAKTVVCAAGVTTFRLLRLLGIELPQQLVRGTVARTTSGPTLSGISTIANGVGFRQRLDGSFNIADDAHVDVDMTLGHLRALHWYAPSLWAHRKSFRFNLNGACLTDLHQRMPWSQASRLGEGIHERNPLIKPNEKGLGTAMRALKAAFPGQVDTQIADRWAGAIDVLPDGIPVIDAQTSPRGLAIATGFCGHGFAMGPIVGKTLADWIDSGDPGLDMRQLRLSRFAEGDVKPPSSLF, encoded by the coding sequence ATGAACACTCCAGTAGCAGCTTTGGCCGGCGTATCGACGCCCCAGGACAATCCACTGCCCCGTGAAGTCGACGTGGTGATCATCGGCGGTGGCCTGATGGGCTGTGCCTGTGCCTATTACCTTGGCAAGGCCGGGGTGAAGGTGCTGCTGCTGGAAAAAAGCCTGCTCGCCGGCCAGCAATCGTCCCGGGCCTGGGGCTTCGTGCGCCAGCAATCGCGGGACGAGGCTGAAGTGCCGCTGATGCAGGCCAGCATCGGCCTCTGGCGCTCGCTGGAGCGTGAATTGCAAACCGATCTGGGCTGGCGCAACGACGGCTGCCTGTTTGTCGCGGGCAACGAGGAAGAGCGTGAGGGATATGCCTCCTGGCTGAGCGTTGCCCGCAGTTTTTCCATGAACACCGTGATGCTCTCGCCCAGTGAAGTGCTCAAGAAATTGCCGGGATACGCTGTGCCACAACACGGTGGACTGTTCACCGCCAGCGACGGTCAGGCCGAACCCACGCTGGTGGCGCGGGCCTTCGCCATGCGTGCCCGCGAGCTGGGGGCGCAACTGGTGGAACACTGTGGCGCCAGGGGCATCGACGTCGCCGCAGGGCAAGTGGTGGGTGTCGAAACCGAGCGCGGTTATGTGAAGGCGAAAACCGTGGTCTGCGCCGCCGGCGTCACTACCTTCCGCCTGCTGCGCCTGCTCGGTATCGAACTGCCGCAGCAACTGGTCCGTGGCACGGTGGCGCGAACCACTTCGGGCCCGACCCTGAGCGGCATTTCCACCATCGCCAATGGCGTGGGTTTCCGCCAGCGGCTCGACGGTAGCTTCAACATCGCCGACGACGCCCATGTCGACGTCGACATGACCCTCGGCCACCTGCGCGCCCTGCATTGGTATGCACCTTCATTGTGGGCGCACCGCAAGTCGTTTCGCTTCAACCTCAACGGTGCCTGCCTGACGGACCTGCACCAGCGCATGCCGTGGTCGCAGGCGTCGCGGCTGGGCGAGGGCATCCACGAGCGCAATCCGCTGATCAAGCCCAATGAAAAGGGCCTGGGCACCGCCATGCGGGCGCTCAAGGCAGCGTTCCCGGGGCAGGTCGATACGCAGATTGCCGATCGCTGGGCGGGGGCCATCGACGTCTTGCCCGACGGCATTCCGGTGATCGATGCGCAAACCTCACCCCGGGGCCTGGCGATCGCCACCGGTTTCTGCGGCCACGGCTTTGCCATGGGGCCGATCGTGGGCAAGACCCTGGCGGACTGGATCGACTCGGGCGATCCGGGCCTGGACATGCGCCAGCTGCGCCTGTCGCGATTTGCCGAAGGCGACGTCAAGCCGCCTTCTTCGTTGTTCTAG
- a CDS encoding response regulator transcription factor encodes MNAPLSESQNTASIVFVVDDDASIRDALSNLLRSAGMRVETFASTAEFLQHSKTDGASCLVLDVRLQGSSGLDFQRQLVDSNINIPIIFITGHGDIEMSVKAMKAGAVDFLAKPFREQDLLDAVSAALQTDMKRRELERKSSNLHADYQSLTPREREVMALAVKGLMNKQIAGQMNLSEITIKIHRSHAMKKMHAKSFADLVRMAEALGNGQGG; translated from the coding sequence ATGAACGCTCCGCTCAGCGAGTCGCAAAACACTGCTTCCATTGTGTTCGTGGTGGATGACGATGCCTCCATCCGCGATGCGCTCAGCAACCTGTTGCGCTCTGCCGGCATGCGGGTCGAGACCTTCGCCTCGACTGCAGAATTTCTCCAGCATTCAAAGACCGATGGCGCCAGTTGCCTGGTCCTCGATGTGCGCCTGCAGGGCAGCAGCGGTCTGGATTTCCAGCGTCAGCTGGTGGATTCGAACATCAATATCCCGATCATTTTCATCACCGGCCACGGGGACATCGAAATGTCCGTCAAGGCAATGAAAGCCGGTGCCGTGGATTTTTTGGCCAAGCCCTTTCGCGAGCAGGATCTGCTGGACGCGGTGTCGGCCGCACTGCAGACCGACATGAAGCGCCGTGAACTGGAGCGCAAATCCTCGAACCTGCATGCCGACTACCAGTCGCTGACACCTCGTGAAAGGGAAGTGATGGCGCTGGCCGTGAAAGGCCTGATGAACAAGCAAATTGCCGGGCAGATGAACCTGAGCGAAATCACCATCAAGATCCACCGCTCCCATGCCATGAAAAAAATGCACGCCAAGTCCTTTGCCGATCTGGTGCGCATGGCCGAGGCGCTGGGGAACGGGCAGGGCGGTTGA
- a CDS encoding FAD-dependent oxidoreductase: MATHNKNNYYDPASVAGKAPPISDETDILIVGAGPAGLAAALSAIGHGLRVTLVDENPVPLETMGEEVPLHFGGRMGAAVANRNSVLQTLLDARPEISEALEAGVDVRLGTAVWGLFPQQPTAAWIDGAVAGLADEDNAWLLRFKQVIVAAGRRDMGLAFDGWHRPGVMGVSAAHRLATVYQALDCKRAVLVGSDTQALATAKALIASGVQIAAIIEQAPQVSGDPALLAQLVEQGARLLTGHVVREAFGDGFGVKGMTAVAIDDSGRPVDEALVEIECDTVLLGVAAIPAIELLESAGCRVSFQAERGGHVPDADPLQRTSLPFVLVAGDCAGVWPSKSLDEDIARREGRIAAHTALVALGVDIAPSGRAPVPDAPVVDPAAHRTAWVRASTLHAQNQPFVCQCEEVTASEILGQQPPRYLQWTPAQASLEIAMQNDSPNPDVTKRLTRACMGPCQGRRCREQVAALLGLGAGLSVDAIALASFRPPVRPLSMRQAGQVEETPQMQSRWDAWFDMPSQWTPFWLCAGEQTVARRRTDAAPQLNAEG; the protein is encoded by the coding sequence ATGGCCACACATAACAAAAACAACTACTACGATCCGGCGTCGGTGGCGGGCAAGGCGCCGCCGATCAGCGACGAGACTGACATCCTGATCGTCGGCGCCGGCCCCGCAGGGCTCGCCGCAGCCTTGAGCGCCATCGGCCATGGCCTGCGCGTCACCCTGGTGGATGAAAACCCGGTGCCGCTGGAAACCATGGGCGAGGAGGTGCCGCTGCATTTCGGCGGGCGCATGGGCGCGGCGGTGGCCAACCGCAACAGCGTGCTGCAGACCTTGCTCGATGCCCGCCCGGAAATCTCCGAGGCGCTCGAAGCCGGTGTCGACGTACGGCTCGGCACGGCGGTCTGGGGCCTGTTTCCCCAGCAGCCCACCGCTGCATGGATCGACGGCGCCGTGGCCGGACTGGCCGACGAGGACAACGCCTGGCTGCTGCGCTTCAAACAGGTGATCGTCGCCGCTGGCCGGCGCGACATGGGCCTGGCCTTCGACGGCTGGCATCGCCCCGGTGTGATGGGTGTCAGCGCGGCGCATCGGCTGGCCACAGTTTACCAGGCGCTGGACTGCAAGCGTGCGGTGCTGGTCGGCAGCGACACCCAGGCGCTGGCCACGGCCAAGGCGCTGATCGCCAGCGGCGTGCAAATTGCCGCGATCATCGAACAGGCGCCGCAGGTCAGTGGCGATCCGGCGCTACTGGCGCAACTGGTGGAGCAGGGCGCGCGGCTGTTGACCGGGCATGTGGTGCGCGAGGCGTTCGGCGATGGATTCGGGGTCAAGGGCATGACCGCCGTGGCGATCGACGACAGCGGTCGTCCGGTTGACGAGGCGCTGGTCGAGATCGAATGCGACACGGTACTGCTGGGCGTGGCTGCCATTCCCGCCATCGAACTACTGGAATCGGCGGGATGCCGCGTGTCCTTCCAGGCTGAGCGAGGCGGTCACGTCCCGGACGCGGATCCGCTGCAGCGAACTTCCTTGCCCTTCGTGCTGGTGGCCGGTGACTGCGCGGGTGTCTGGCCGTCGAAAAGCCTCGACGAGGACATTGCCCGACGCGAAGGCCGCATCGCCGCGCACACCGCGCTGGTGGCGCTGGGTGTCGACATCGCGCCGAGCGGGCGGGCCCCGGTCCCCGACGCGCCCGTCGTCGACCCGGCTGCCCATCGCACGGCCTGGGTGCGGGCCTCCACGCTCCACGCACAGAACCAACCCTTTGTCTGCCAGTGCGAAGAAGTGACCGCCAGTGAGATTCTCGGTCAGCAACCGCCGCGTTATCTGCAATGGACGCCGGCCCAGGCGTCGCTGGAAATCGCCATGCAAAACGATTCGCCCAACCCGGACGTGACCAAGCGCCTGACGCGCGCCTGCATGGGCCCGTGCCAGGGCCGCCGTTGCCGTGAACAGGTGGCGGCCTTGCTCGGCCTCGGCGCCGGCCTGAGTGTCGACGCCATTGCGCTGGCCTCGTTTCGCCCGCCGGTGCGCCCGCTGTCGATGCGCCAGGCCGGGCAGGTCGAGGAAACGCCACAGATGCAAAGCCGCTGGGATGCGTGGTTCGACATGCCGTCGCAGTGGACGCCGTTCTGGCTGTGCGCGGGGGAGCAGACCGTCGCCCGGCGCAGGACAGACGCCGCGCCTCAACTCAATGCAGAGGGCTGA
- a CDS encoding lecithin retinol acyltransferase family protein: MKSLIADVEQALPQIRAGSHLITSRKFYIHHGIYLGEGRVAHYAGYSGSFTPGPIEVTDLEQFANGRPVWILEAQSEYSSEEIVRRAYSRVGERHYRIFSNNCEHFCNWCTRGESRSAQVELLLHSPRGFFSMISALESSLIA, encoded by the coding sequence GTGAAAAGCCTGATAGCCGATGTCGAACAGGCACTGCCTCAAATCCGGGCCGGTTCGCATCTGATCACATCGCGAAAATTCTACATTCACCATGGCATCTACCTGGGTGAAGGTCGGGTCGCCCACTACGCCGGGTACAGCGGTTCATTCACGCCGGGGCCCATCGAGGTGACCGATCTGGAACAGTTCGCCAATGGCAGACCCGTCTGGATTCTTGAAGCGCAGAGCGAGTACTCCAGTGAAGAAATCGTCCGTCGCGCGTACTCAAGAGTGGGTGAGCGCCATTACCGGATTTTCTCCAACAACTGCGAGCATTTCTGCAATTGGTGCACACGGGGGGAAAGTCGCAGTGCCCAGGTGGAATTGCTCCTGCATTCGCCCCGTGGTTTTTTCTCGATGATCTCGGCGCTGGAATCCAGCCTGATTGCGTGA
- the yghU gene encoding glutathione-dependent disulfide-bond oxidoreductase, protein MSKKPYVPPKVWKHEAPSGGQFANINRPVAGPTHDKTLPVGKHPLQLYSLATPNGVKVTILLEELLALGHTGAEYDAWLIRIGEGDQFSSGFVEINPNSKIPALLDRSAEPPIRVFESGSILLYLAEKFGAFLPKDPAGRTETLNWLFWQMGAAPYLGGGFGHFFAYAPEKYEYPINRFTMETKRQLDVLDRRLGESTFLAGDHYSIADIAVWPWYGQLVRDNVYSAAEFLSAHEYKNVQRWAEDIAKRPAVIRGQRVNRTWGDEQSQVPERHQASDLD, encoded by the coding sequence GTGAGTAAAAAGCCCTACGTCCCGCCCAAGGTCTGGAAGCACGAAGCACCGTCAGGCGGCCAGTTCGCCAACATCAACCGCCCGGTTGCCGGCCCGACCCATGACAAGACTCTGCCAGTCGGCAAGCACCCATTGCAGCTGTATTCGCTGGCCACGCCCAATGGCGTGAAGGTGACCATCCTGCTTGAGGAGTTGCTGGCACTGGGGCACACCGGCGCCGAATACGACGCCTGGCTGATCCGCATCGGTGAAGGCGACCAGTTCTCCAGCGGCTTCGTCGAGATCAACCCGAACTCGAAGATCCCGGCGCTGCTGGACCGTAGCGCAGAACCGCCGATTCGCGTGTTCGAGTCCGGTTCGATCCTGTTGTACCTGGCGGAAAAATTCGGCGCCTTCCTGCCCAAGGACCCCGCCGGGCGCACCGAAACCCTGAACTGGCTGTTCTGGCAGATGGGCGCGGCGCCCTACCTGGGCGGCGGTTTCGGGCACTTCTTTGCCTACGCGCCGGAAAAGTACGAATACCCGATCAACCGCTTCACCATGGAGACCAAGCGTCAGCTGGACGTCCTCGACCGCCGCCTTGGCGAAAGCACCTTCCTGGCCGGCGACCACTACAGCATCGCCGACATCGCGGTCTGGCCGTGGTATGGCCAACTGGTGCGGGACAACGTGTACTCGGCGGCGGAATTCCTCTCTGCCCACGAGTACAAAAACGTGCAGCGCTGGGCCGAAGACATCGCCAAACGCCCGGCCGTGATCCGTGGCCAGCGGGTCAACCGGACATGGGGCGACGAGCAAAGCCAGGTGCCGGAGCGGCATCAGGCCAGTGATCTGGACTGA
- a CDS encoding LysR substrate-binding domain-containing protein produces MSRQLPSIELLQAFLTVAKTGNFGKAGEQLNLSQSAVSRQVAQLEARLDTRLFERHTRRIVLTAEGRSLVPVAEQVIGLLSDASHMLATVGTSVSLRAHPTMAARWLIPRLTAFYREHPQVTVSVDTVYHRFPDFAFESIDAMIAYGTATWPDFEALDLWEEELIPVCSPQLLEGTTPEDLLKTARLVDSSMDRLDWRRWEEYYPDSIGPDNAHLTFDTLESAIVAVKCGQGIALVDAVLTQDELRNDQLVRVHAGRIVTGGRYTLVYPRRVKHSSGFSEFLGWLENQRTA; encoded by the coding sequence ATGAGCCGCCAACTGCCATCGATCGAGCTTTTGCAGGCCTTCCTGACGGTTGCCAAGACCGGCAACTTCGGCAAGGCGGGCGAGCAGCTCAACCTCAGCCAGAGCGCGGTGAGTCGCCAGGTCGCGCAGCTGGAAGCACGCCTGGACACCCGCCTGTTCGAGCGGCACACGCGCAGGATCGTGCTCACCGCCGAAGGCCGCTCGCTGGTGCCGGTGGCGGAACAGGTCATCGGCCTGCTCTCGGACGCCTCGCACATGCTCGCCACCGTGGGCACCAGCGTCAGCCTGCGGGCGCATCCGACCATGGCCGCGCGCTGGTTGATTCCACGGCTGACGGCGTTCTATCGCGAGCATCCGCAGGTCACGGTCAGTGTCGACACGGTGTATCACCGCTTTCCCGATTTCGCCTTCGAATCGATCGACGCCATGATCGCCTACGGAACCGCCACCTGGCCGGACTTCGAAGCGCTGGATTTATGGGAGGAAGAGCTGATTCCCGTGTGCTCGCCGCAGCTGCTCGAAGGCACCACACCCGAAGATCTGCTCAAAACCGCGCGGCTGGTCGACTCGAGCATGGACCGCCTCGACTGGCGTCGCTGGGAAGAGTACTACCCGGACTCGATTGGCCCGGATAACGCGCATCTGACCTTCGACACCCTGGAATCGGCCATTGTCGCGGTGAAATGCGGTCAGGGGATTGCCTTGGTCGACGCGGTGCTCACCCAGGATGAATTGCGCAACGACCAACTGGTTCGCGTGCATGCCGGACGCATTGTGACCGGTGGGCGATACACGCTGGTGTATCCGCGGCGGGTGAAACATTCGAGCGGGTTTTCCGAGTTTCTCGGCTGGTTGGAAAACCAGAGAACCGCTTAA
- a CDS encoding MBL fold metallo-hydrolase — MTTYLNHFAQKKASQTPVLVPHNPAFEYQIPSRYAVRVGDIDVMVISDGVLPLPTETMSTNAAPAERKAWFKEMFLGPDAFDWALNVLVVRSGEQVILVDAGLGNQFPGFPRAGQFPKRLAAAGIDLASVTDIVITHMHMDHIGGLLVDEVKNSLSPDVRIHVAATEVDFWAEPDFTFTEMPAPVPDVLRATANAFMKEFHSKLRTFDDEYEVAPGVVAKMTGGHTPGHSVVYVQSGDEKLTFAGDALFPVAFEHPDWHNGFEHDPEESVRVRVRLMQEAAASGELFVATHLPFPSVGRVAVDGEAFRWVAAFWDF, encoded by the coding sequence ATGACAACGTACCTGAACCACTTCGCCCAAAAGAAAGCCTCGCAGACGCCAGTCCTGGTCCCGCACAACCCGGCGTTCGAATACCAGATTCCTTCGCGCTACGCGGTGCGGGTCGGTGATATCGATGTGATGGTCATCAGCGATGGGGTGTTGCCGCTGCCGACCGAGACCATGTCCACCAATGCCGCCCCGGCGGAGCGCAAGGCGTGGTTCAAGGAGATGTTCCTGGGGCCGGACGCGTTCGACTGGGCGCTGAACGTGCTGGTGGTGCGCAGCGGCGAGCAGGTCATCCTGGTCGACGCGGGCCTGGGCAATCAGTTCCCCGGCTTTCCCCGGGCCGGGCAGTTTCCCAAGCGCCTGGCAGCCGCCGGCATCGATCTGGCATCGGTCACCGACATCGTCATCACCCACATGCACATGGACCATATCGGCGGGCTGCTGGTGGACGAGGTGAAAAACAGCCTCAGTCCTGACGTGCGCATCCACGTGGCGGCCACCGAGGTCGACTTCTGGGCCGAGCCCGATTTCACCTTCACCGAAATGCCGGCACCGGTACCGGATGTGCTGCGGGCAACCGCCAACGCATTCATGAAGGAGTTTCACAGCAAGCTGCGCACCTTCGACGACGAATACGAAGTGGCACCGGGTGTGGTGGCGAAAATGACCGGCGGCCATACCCCGGGCCACAGCGTGGTCTACGTGCAATCGGGCGACGAGAAGTTGACCTTTGCCGGTGACGCCCTGTTCCCGGTCGCCTTCGAACACCCGGACTGGCACAACGGCTTCGAACATGACCCCGAGGAATCGGTGCGGGTGCGGGTCCGTCTGATGCAGGAAGCGGCGGCCAGTGGAGAACTGTTTGTCGCCACGCACCTGCCCTTCCCTTCGGTGGGCCGGGTGGCGGTCGATGGCGAGGCCTTTCGTTGGGTGGCGGCGTTCTGGGATTTCTGA
- a CDS encoding DUF1330 domain-containing protein: MSAYVIFIRENTLDEAQMQQYAQKAPAARTGHDITRIAFYGQLEVLEGPSAEGVAILRFPDMNAARAWYNSPAYEQAREHRFKGAQYRMLLVEGSDVAPA; the protein is encoded by the coding sequence ATGTCCGCTTATGTTATTTTCATCCGCGAAAACACCCTCGACGAAGCGCAAATGCAGCAATACGCGCAGAAGGCCCCCGCCGCCCGCACCGGCCACGACATCACCCGAATCGCCTTCTACGGCCAGCTCGAGGTGCTGGAAGGTCCATCGGCCGAGGGCGTGGCGATCCTGCGGTTTCCCGACATGAACGCCGCCCGGGCGTGGTACAACAGCCCGGCCTATGAACAAGCGCGCGAACATCGTTTCAAGGGGGCGCAGTACCGGATGCTGCTGGTTGAAGGCAGCGACGTCGCACCGGCCTGA
- a CDS encoding transporter substrate-binding domain-containing protein: MKRILRNLTLAASLGLTLCTFAAPATAAQEKLRFGVAAEPYPPFLVKTPSGQFTGFEPDLIRALCEQLKAECEIKEVAWDGIIPALIANKFDVLFNSMGISPERQKVIAFSRPYYETTGIFVAPKNVDVTLTPEGLAGKAIGVQGSTTNAEFIRTAYGNTSDIRIYNTQDDCNADLIAGRIDVMFLDKVGDIDFLKSRDGSAFEEKGTGSIKMDPLKYGLGVGAGLRKGDVELKTQIDQALTQLYESGKYTQISQKYFPTDLWPH, encoded by the coding sequence ATGAAACGAATACTGCGCAACCTGACCCTGGCGGCCTCCCTCGGCCTGACCTTATGTACCTTTGCAGCGCCCGCCACGGCGGCCCAGGAGAAACTGCGTTTTGGCGTCGCCGCCGAGCCGTACCCGCCGTTTTTGGTGAAGACGCCCAGCGGGCAATTCACCGGCTTTGAGCCCGATTTGATCCGCGCGTTGTGCGAACAATTGAAGGCCGAGTGTGAGATCAAGGAAGTGGCGTGGGACGGCATCATTCCCGCGTTGATCGCCAACAAGTTCGACGTGCTGTTCAACTCCATGGGCATTAGCCCGGAGCGGCAGAAGGTGATCGCGTTTTCCCGTCCCTACTATGAAACGACCGGCATCTTCGTCGCGCCGAAAAACGTCGACGTGACCCTGACTCCCGAAGGTCTCGCCGGCAAGGCTATCGGCGTGCAGGGCTCGACCACCAACGCCGAATTCATCCGCACCGCCTATGGCAACACCTCGGATATCCGCATCTACAACACCCAGGACGACTGCAACGCCGACCTGATTGCCGGGCGCATCGACGTCATGTTCCTCGACAAGGTCGGCGACATCGACTTCCTCAAGTCCCGGGACGGCAGCGCGTTCGAAGAGAAGGGCACCGGCAGCATCAAGATGGACCCCTTGAAATATGGCCTTGGCGTCGGCGCGGGCCTGCGCAAGGGCGACGTCGAGCTCAAGACCCAGATCGATCAGGCGCTGACCCAATTGTATGAATCGGGCAAGTACACGCAGATTTCGCAGAAGTACTTCCCGACCGATCTGTGGCCGCACTGA
- a CDS encoding NAD(P)/FAD-dependent oxidoreductase — MQTVKKSSSSASVVIVGGGVTGLSAAWWLARDGVDVLVLEAGLIGWGASGRNGGGCSHHHSPLFVEEQRLWPMMDELLGYPTEYRRDRISIDLTEHQVALDQKVVNDAAWYGLRVDQLDPQQVRDLVPFAGDNVLAGFYYHFGGHANPHRTLQAYAWALQNLGGRVLEHTPVVDIVRDGDRVTGVRTAQGLIACDHLVIAAGPHTGELAAQLGVEIPLVTARAEMIVTEPLPLLDVGGVDGNGLYGRQTLRGNLAYGGGPHEWVDLADVRGTRAQSTPLQCNIARRLAELFPKVAHKRVIRSWAGFIENTPDGRPVIDRPAALDNVTVATMSGVGFGLSPASGHAIRDLVVDGVCSFADLSTFSLSRFSALESDWQAIQGWLPLPLPAA; from the coding sequence ATGCAGACAGTCAAGAAATCCTCATCCAGCGCCTCCGTGGTCATCGTCGGTGGCGGCGTGACCGGCTTGAGCGCCGCCTGGTGGCTGGCGCGCGATGGCGTCGATGTGCTGGTGCTCGAAGCCGGCCTGATCGGTTGGGGCGCCTCGGGGCGTAACGGCGGCGGTTGTTCCCATCACCACAGCCCACTGTTCGTCGAAGAGCAGCGACTGTGGCCGATGATGGACGAACTGCTCGGCTATCCCACCGAATACCGCCGGGATCGCATCAGCATCGACCTCACCGAACATCAGGTTGCCCTCGATCAAAAGGTGGTGAACGATGCGGCCTGGTATGGCTTGCGCGTCGACCAGTTGGACCCGCAGCAGGTGCGCGACCTGGTGCCCTTTGCCGGCGACAACGTACTGGCCGGCTTCTACTACCATTTCGGCGGCCACGCCAATCCGCACCGCACCTTGCAGGCCTATGCCTGGGCGCTGCAGAACCTCGGCGGTCGGGTGCTCGAACACACGCCGGTCGTGGACATCGTGCGCGATGGCGACCGGGTGACCGGCGTGCGCACGGCCCAGGGCCTGATCGCCTGTGACCATCTGGTGATTGCCGCAGGGCCGCACACCGGTGAATTGGCAGCGCAGCTGGGGGTCGAGATTCCGCTGGTAACCGCCCGTGCCGAGATGATCGTCACCGAGCCGCTGCCCTTGCTTGACGTCGGCGGCGTGGATGGCAACGGCCTGTATGGCCGGCAAACCCTGCGCGGCAATCTCGCCTACGGTGGCGGCCCCCACGAGTGGGTCGATCTGGCGGATGTGCGCGGCACCCGGGCGCAATCAACGCCGCTGCAATGCAACATCGCCAGGCGCCTGGCCGAGCTGTTCCCCAAGGTCGCCCACAAGCGGGTGATTCGCAGTTGGGCCGGCTTCATCGAAAACACCCCGGACGGGCGTCCGGTCATTGATCGGCCTGCCGCGCTGGACAACGTCACCGTTGCCACGATGTCGGGTGTCGGCTTCGGGCTTTCACCGGCGAGCGGTCATGCCATTCGCGACCTGGTCGTGGACGGCGTGTGCAGTTTTGCCGATCTTTCCACCTTCTCACTCTCGCGTTTCAGCGCCCTCGAATCTGACTGGCAAGCCATTCAGGGCTGGTTGCCGCTGCCGTTGCCGGCGGCTTGA